The window CGCATCGCGCCCTCCGGCACGCGGACGCCGGCCGTGTCCCACGCCCGGTACCCCGGCACCGAGACCGGGAGGTGGTAGACACCCGGGCGCCCCCACACGATGCCGATCCCCACGCCGTCGGCGGTACCCTCGGTCGGGTACCCGCCTAACGGGCCGAAGTTCGGCAGGTGCTGCGCGATGCCGGACGACTGGCCCGCCCGCCACGCGACGTGGGCGGCGGGCACAAGCCGCCACGGGACCCCGCGCCCGGTGGTCGCGTCCACGAGAATGACGCTGCGGGCGATGGAACCACCCTGCGTACAAAGCTCGTAGCCGGCGGGCACGCCGCCGGCTTGGGCGCGCGCCCGCGCGGCGACGGCGGTCAGCGCCACGAGTGCGTACGCGACGGTGTGGTTCACCCTGGCACGCGCGTGTCCGCGGAGGCCGGAAGCCAGAGCACGAACGTGCTCCCGTGTCCGGGCGTGCTGCGGACCGCGAGGTCGCCGTCCAGCGCCCGCGCGATCCGCCGACTGATCGCCAGCCCGAGCCCGACCCCCGGCGCCGCGTCCGGGGCGAGCCGCACGAACTCCTCGAAGAGCCGCGCCTGGTGCTCTGGCGCGATGCCCGCGCCCGTGTCCGACACCTCGACCGCGTATCGACCGACCACGCGGGCGGTCGGCCGGTCGGCCGGCCCACCAGTCGCGTCCGCACCCGCCTCCGCACGCGCCCCGAGAAGTCGCACGACGACGCGCCCCCGCTCCGTGTACTTGACGGCGTTCGAGATCAAGTTGCCTAACACCTGGCGCACGCGCACCGCGTCGGTCGTGACCGCGGCGGGGTCGTCGTCGCATACGACGTCCAGCCGCAACCCCTTCCGTTCGGCCTCGGCGCGGTACTCCTCGGCGGCGTCGCGCGCCACGGCCGCGAGGTCGGTCGGCACGAGACGGACCTCGATCGCGCCCGACTCGGCGCGCGCGACGTCGAGCAGGTCGCCGATCAGGTGCAGCGCGGCGCGGAGGGACCGCCGCGACCGTTCGAGGTACCCGCGTTGGCCGGGGGTCGCCGGGTCCGGGATCCCGTCCTCGAGCAGGGCGAGGTAGCCGTCCGCCGCCCCGATCGGATTCTTCACGTCGTGCGTGAACCCGCGGACCAGCCGCGCCTTACTCTCGCCCACGCGCAGCACCGCCTCGCGCTGCCGCTCCGCCGCCTCGCGCTGGCGCTCCGCTTCTTCCCGCTGGCGCTCCGCCTCGGCGCGCAGGCGATGCTCCTCGTCCACGGCGCGCGCGAGCGCCTGCGTCAACCGGCGCTCGCGGCGGGCGAAGCCCCCGACCACGCCCGCCGCGAGCAGCGCGAGCCCGCCGAGCGCGGCCGAGAGGCGCCGCTGGTCCGCGACCACGTGCGCGCCGATCCCGTGGTGCGCGGCGTCGACCTGCTGGACGTCGGCGGCGAGCTGCGCGTGCTCGGCGAGCGTCGCCTCGCGCAACGCGCGCACTTCGGGCAGCCGCCGGCCGAACGTCGTGTCGTGCATCGCCCCCGCCGCGCGCGCGTCGGTGAGCGCGTGCCAGCGCCCGGCGCGCTCGCGGAGCAGCGCCACGTGCCGCGCCACGCCCGGGCCGACGCGCGGCGCCACCCGGGCGAGGTCCGTCAGGAGCACGTCCTCCCGCGCCCGGAGCACGCCGTAGCGGCGCGCGGGCGTCGCGTCGGCGGCCGTGCGCAGCGCCTGGTGCATGAGCGCCTCCTCGCTGAACAGCAGCCGGAGTTCGGCGAGGTCCGACGCGGCCGCGACCGTGGTCGCCGCCGACTCCGACTGTAAGGCGTCGAGGCGGCGGAACGTGAGCAGCGGGGAGGCCGCCAGGGCCACGAGCGCGAGGCAGACGAACGCCGCGGCGGCGACGGACAGGTGGGGGTGCGACGTGGTGCGGTCCGTCGCCGCCGCGGGCGCGACCGGCGCTGGCTGCGCTGCCGGTGCGGCTGCTGACGAGTCGCCGAGGGCGGAGAGCGGTTGCACGGGGAGTGCGCCGGGGCGTTGTCCGTCCCCGCCGCCCGCACCGGGCGCGCGGACCGGGACGTGGAACGAGGAGTGGTCATCGGGTCGTACGCGCGGCGGCGCGGCCGCGCTGAGGGGATGTGCCGGCACCGAGCACTCACGAACGCGACGGACGCCCCGCGCGCGGTGCCGCCGTTCCGCCGGTCCCGTTCGCGGCGCCGTCCGCGTCGAGGAACGTGGTCGCGCGATCGACGGCGTCGCGGAGGAGGTCCGGGGCCAGCCCGTGCGCCTGCCCGGGGTAGACCACGAGCCGGTGCGGGACCCCGAGTCCCTCGAGCACGCGGGCGGCCCGCTCGGCCTCCGCCACGGGTACGACCCGGTCGGCGGCGCCGTGCAGCAGCAAGGTGGGCGGCAGGCGCCGCGGCGTGAGGGTCGCGAACAACCCGCCCGAGAGCACGACGATCCGCGAGATCCGCGGGTCGGCCGCGCCGAGCGCGAGCGCCAGGTAGCCGCCTAACGAATAGCCGAACGCGCCGACGCGCGCTGCGTCCACGGCCGGGTCCCGCCGGACGAAGCTGACCGCGTCCTCGAGTGCGGCGGTCCATGCGGGGAACGCGGCGTCCTCACGCGCGTCGTCCGTCGCCCGGTCGCCGGTGCGGTCGAAGTAGTGGACCACGTACGCCACGCGGCTCCCGCGCGCGAGCGCGTCGGCCCAGCGCCGGACGCCCGCGCCGCCCGGGCTGCGCAGGCCGCTACTGGGGTGCAGCACCAACACGGCGGGACACCCGCGGCCCGCCGTGGTTCGCGCGCGCGGTGCGCACCGGCCGTCCGCCGGCACGAACCGCTCCACGGCGACGCGCACCCCGGCACTGGTGTATGCCGTGTCGGTGTGCGCGACGGCGGGGTCCGGGTCCCACCCCCAACGGGTCGTGGCCGCTGCCGCGCCCCCGGCGGCGGTCAACACGCCGAGCGCCGCGGCTGCGACGCCGCCGGCGCGCCGCCATCTCATAGCGCCGCCACCGGCGCGATCGTCGACCGCGACGCGATCTGGGCGCGTCCGATCCTGTCGCGGCGCGCCGCGCGCCGCGCCGCGGGCGCGCGCGGGGCCGTGTGCGGCTCCGCCGAAGGCTGCGATGACGACGGCCGGTCCGTTGACGGCTCCCGCGTCGTCCCGTCGCCGAGGACCGCCTGTACGTTCGCGTCGAAGAGCGGGCGCTGTTCCGCGGTCAGCAGGGTTCGGACCGCCGCGATGCCCCACGTGCGCGCCTCGGCCATGTTCGTCTGGAGCATGGCAAAGATGATCCGACGCGTGGCTTCGTCGTGGCGGGCGTGCGCGCGGGCCATCGCCCGCACCGCCGCGTCCACCTCCGGCCGGGTCGTGGCGATTTGGCTCCACCACAGCGCCCGGAGCTCCAGCACGTGCTGCACCTGCGCAGTCGTGAGCGGGATGCCGGCGAGGAGCGCGTCGTCGAGCACATAGGTGCTCGGCGCGCCGCCGGCGACGTCCGCGTTGGCCGGCGCGCTGTCCGGCGCCGCCATAACGTTAGGCAGTTGCGCGCCAGCCGCGCCGGCGACGAGGGTGAGGGCGGCCGCGCCCACGACCGCCGCGAGCGAGCGCGCGGCCGCGTGGGTCGCGTACGGCATGGACGGCGGCGCGGGGTAGCGCGCGCCGCCGGACGTTGGGCGCGGTGCGGCGCCGGGCACGTGCCGGTGGGCGTACAGGATCGCCCCGCTCAGCAGCACCCAGCCCAGCAGGTCGCCGAGGACCAATCGCACGACGGCGTCGGCGACGAGGGGACTCGTCCGTGCGAACACGGTCCCGACGGCGGCAAAGGCGAGCCCGGCGACGAGGGGCACCAGCAGCGAGGCCGCCCATCGCGCCGCCGCTCCCCGGACGCGGCGGGCGATCGCCGCTCCGACGGTGGCGACCGCGACGCAGCTCGCCAGGTGGAGCGCGGTCGAGCCCACGACGACGCCGGCCAGTGAGTCGGCCAGCGCGGGGAGCCCAAGCACGTGCGCCACGCCGTAGCCGACCAGCGCCGGCGTCGTCAGCGGTTCCCCCGCGCGGACGTCGACCAGCGCGAGGGCACACGCGACGCCGCCGGCAACCCACGTTCCCGCGCGCAGGCCCTCCTGCACCACGCTTCGTTCGGGTGCTCGCCGGCGCGACGCGTGCACGTCGTGCCGGATGATGGGATCGCGTCCGCTCTGGAGCCGCATGGGTACCATTCCTCCGCCCGAGGGTCATGTCCGATCGGCTGATCGGCTGTGGGAAGAACCCTCGGGGCCACGCGTGCCCCGGACCCCGGTGTGGCGAACGGCAGGACGGTGTTGCGAACGGCGGACACGGCACCGTGGACGGCACCGGGGATCGCCGCCGAGCCGCGTGCGATCGCGGGCGGCCCCGCCTACGCGGCCTCCGCGCGCACGTCACTCACGACGACACGCCTAACCAGCGCTCCAGGGCCGCGCGCCGGGACCGCGCGACCTTCAGCCGCCCGCCCCCGCGCAGCTGCACCTCGTACTCGCCGCCCTCGGTGCGGGCGAGCGACTCGACGAGCGCCAGCCGCACGATCACCGACCGGTGCACGCGCATGAAGCGCGCGGGGTCGAGCCGCTCCTCGAGCGTCTGCATGGTCTCGCGGATGAGGTAGCGCCGGTCGCCCACGTGCAGCTCCGCGTAGATGCCGCTCGCGGTGATGACGTCGATGTCGGCCACCGCGATCGGGCGCAGGCGGCCGCGGATCTCGACGGCGATGCGCTCCTGGTATGGCGGCCCGGCTGTACCCGGTCTGGTGGCGCCTGGTCCGGTAGCGCTCGGTCCGGGTGCGCCCGATGTGGAGGCGTCGGATGTCGGTGCGCCGGATGTGGCCGCCTGCCCGTCGTCCGCCACATCCGCCGCCTGCAGCATGCGGAGGAGTTGCCCGCGCAGGCGCCGCACCCCCTCCAGCGCGAGGCGATCGCGCGCGCGGCGGAACGCCTGCCGGAAGCGCGCGTCGTCGTACGGCTTGACGAGGTAATCCACCGCCGCCACCTCGAACGCGGCGAGGGCGTACGCGTCGTACGCGGTGACGAAGATGGTGGCCGGCATCGCGTCCACCCCCACCGCCTCGATCACCTCGACGCCCGTGCGCCCGGGCATCTGCACGTCGAGGAAGACGAGATCGGGGCGAAGCCGCGCGATCGCGTCCACGGCCTCGTCGCCGTCGTCCGCCGTGCCGACGATCGCCACGCCCGCCTCCTCGGCGAGCAGATCCTCGAGCCGCGCGCGCGCGAGCGGCTCGTCGTCGACGATGAGGACGCGGAGCGGCGCCATACGAGGGGACGGATCGGCGGACATCCTGGGGACCAGGCAGAGTGCCTAACGGCGCGGGTGGTGGACGCCGGCCGTCACGCGGCCGCGGCGCGCCGCGGCAGGCGGATCTCGGCCACCGCGCCGCCGGCCGCCCCACGCTCGAGGGTGAACGCCGCCGTGTCGCCGTACAGGTGGGCGAGGCGGGCCGCGGTGTTCGCGAGGCCGATCCCGCGCCGGGCGGCGCCGGGGCCGCGGGTCGGCCGGTCGGAAGGCCCCGGTCCGTCGTCGGTCACCCGCAGGAGGAACGCGTCCGCCTCCGTGCGCGCCTCGATGCAGACGTGGCCGACGCCCTTGCGCCGCTCGACACCGTGCCGGATCGCGTTCTCGACGAGGGGCTGCAGGATCATCGTCGGCACTAGCGCCTCGAGCACGCGCTCGTCCACGCACTGCTCGACGACGAGGCGCCCCTGCAGCCGGACCTGCATGATCTCGACGTAGCGGCCGAGGAGCGCGAGCTCCTCGCGCAGCGGGACCTCCGCACGGTCGCCGCCGTCGAACGAGAAGCGGAGCAACTCGGAGAGCCGCGCGATCATGCTGCGCACGCCGGCCGGGTCGCGCGCGACGAGGGCGGAGATCGCGTTGAGCGTGTTGAAGAGGAAGTGCGGGTCGAGCTGCCGCCGCAGGGCGTCGAGCCGCGCCTCCGCGAGCTCCGCCTGCAGCGTGGCCTCGCGGCGGGCCGCCTCCTCGCGCTGCGCGTGGAGCAGCGCGTCGCGCCGCGCGGCCTCGTCGCGCCGCAACTGCGCCTGGCGCGCGTAGGCGCGCGAGAGCCCTGCGCCGAACACCGCCAGGTAGAGCGCGAGCGCGTTCAGCGTCCCGAGCCAGAACGGCCCCGTTGGCCGGCCTTCGGAGGAGGGCCCGCCCTCGACAGGCCGGCCCTCAGCCGGCCGGCCCGAGGCGTCGCGCGGCACGATTTCCCCGTCGTGGCGCTGCACGTACCCGTCCGGTACGGCGGCGACGACGCCGCCGCGCGCGCCGGCGGGCCCCGTCGGGATGGCGCGGGTCAGTGCCGGCCCGGCGGCCGCGAGACGCGCCGCCGGCATGTGCACCAGATCCCGGAGGACAAGATGCGCCGTTCCCATCAGACACGCGGTCAACACCGCGCCCACGGCCGCCCGCGCGCGCTCGCCGCGCGTCCACCGCTCGGCGAGCGCGAGAATCGGGAACGTCAACCCGAACCAGCAGGTCGATTCCACAGCGGCGCCGACCAACTGCTCGACGATGGTCGTTGCCGTCACCCAGTGGTGGTCGAAGAGCCAACTCGCCCAGCCGAGCACCCCGTACCCGCCCCACACGAGCGCCGCGACGCCCACCTCGCGGCGGGTCAGCCGGTGGCGTTCGGTGGAGGCGGCGGGGGCAGTCGTCGGCGTGGGCATGGCAGGCGATCGGGGCACCTGCACACTATTGTGCTGCGCGCAGGACGCGGGAGGGTCGGTGATGCGAACGGCGCCGGGGCGTGGTGAACCGCACCGGACGGGCCGCGGGCCGCGCGATTGACGCCTCCCGTGGTGGACGCGCCGTTCACATCAGCCGGGTGCCGTTCGCAACTTCGGCCGCTGGCGTGCTAGCACCTGCGGGGTTTCTCTCGTGTCCGGACCGGCGACACGCCGCGCGTCACGTCGGTCCCCGGGCCCGGCACGCGTGCGGGTTCGTCCATCGCGTTCGCGTGGCGCGGCTGATGGCCGCTGACCGTCTTCACCCCCGAGATGAGCACCGTCGTCGCTCCCCGCGAACTCGACCCGCCCCGTGACGTCGGCATCCCGACGCCCGCGCCGTCCGCCGTGCCGCCGCGCCCGCGCGTTCGCCGGCGGATCCGGCCGGTCCTGTTCTGGATGCACCTGACACTCGGCTCGGCTCTCGGGCTGGTCATCCTCACGCAGGCCCTGACCGGGATCTCCATCGCCTACCGGCGCCAGATCGTCCCGGCGGTGATCGCGCGGCAAGTCGCGGCGCCGGCGCCCGGTGCACCCCGGCTCTCGCTCGACACGCTCGCGGCGCGCGCCGCAGCCGCGAGCGGTGGGCGGAGCCCGAGCGGCATCACGCTCCGGCGGGACGCGGGCGCGCCGGTCGCAATGCAGTTCGGCCGCGACCGCACCGTCTACCTCGACCCGTACACCGGCCGCGTCCTCCCCGGCGCGCCGCGCCTGGAGGCGTTCTTCGCCTACCTGGAGGGCGTGCACCGCTGGCTCGCGCTCACGGGCACCCGCTCCGAATTCGGCGAGGCGGTCACGAGCGCGAGCGTGCTCGCCTTCTTCGGGCTGCTGCTCTCCGGGCTGTACCTGTGGTTGCCGGCGCGGTGGACGCGCCGCAACGTGCGCGCGGTCGCCCTCGTGACGCGCGGCGCGCGGGGACGAGCGCGTGACTGGAACTGGCACCACGTCGCGGGGCTCTGGGCGTCGCCGTTGATCCTCGTCACGACGGTCACCGGGTTGTGCATGGCGTACCAGTGGCCGACGCGGCTCCTTGCCCGGGTCACGGGGAGCCCGAGCGCGCAATCCGGTGAGCCGCGCGCGGGGGGACCGCCGGGCGGGGGGCCGCCGGGCGGAAGCGACGCGGGTGCCCGCGACGCGCCCGGTCGCGACCGGAGCGGCCCGGCCGGCGGCGGACGTCCGGGCGCGCGCCCCGCGAGCCCTCGGGCGAGCCTCGACACGCTCGCCGCGCGCGCCCTCGCCGCGTCGCCGGCGTCGTGGTACTCGCTGCAGCTGCGGTTGGGCGGCCCCGGCGGCCCGAGAGGCGGCCCGAGAGGCGGCCCGCGCGGCGGACCGCCGGGTGTGTCGGCGAGCATCAGCACCACCGCCAACCTCCGCCCGGACCTCACTACCCAGCTCACGCTCGACCCGGCGACCGGGGCGGTGCAGGCGCGGCCGGACGACGCCGGGCGCGACCTCGCCGGGCGTGCCCGCGGCTGGATGCACCCGGTCCACAGCGGCGAGGGCTTCGGCGTGCTCGGCGAAACGGTCGCGGTCGGAGCTGCGCTCGCCGCGGCCGTGCTCGTGTGGACGGGGCTCGCGCTCGCGCTGCGCCGGCTCCGGCGTCGGCTCGCGCGGGGCGGCGCGTCCGCGGCGGTAGCGGCCTAACAACAACTAACGGAGGGCAGATGATCGGCCTCACGACGAGAACCGCGCGCGGCGTCCGCGTGCTGCTCCTGCTCTGCGCGCTCGGCGCGTCGGCGCGCGCCGTCGCGGCGCAGGTCGCGACCGCGCCGGGGGCGACCGCGCCGGTGACGACCGCCGGCATCGTGCGCGCGGCGAATGCGTTCCTCGCGACGCTCGACACGGCGCAGCGGCGGCGCGTGCTGTACGCCTTCGACGACGACGTGCAGCGGCGACGGTGGTCCAACTTCCCCACCGGCTTCGTCCCCCGGGGCGGGATCAGTCTGCGGCAGATGAATGCCACCCAGCGCGCGGCCGCGCTGGCCCTCGTCTCGACCGCCCTCAGCCGCCGCGGTTATGAGAAGGTGCAGCAGATCATGGAAGCTGACGAGGTGTTCAAGGCGACCGACCGGGGTCCGCCGGGCGGCGGACGCCCGGGTGGCGGGCCACCAAGGGGAGGCCCACCGGGGACCCCGCCCGGGGGCCCGCCGGGTGGTGGGCCGCCGCCGGGCGGTCCACCCGGCGGCGGCCGCCCGGGTCGCGGCGCGGCCATGTTCGGGCGCGACCTATACTTCATCGCCATCCTCGGCACGCCCTCCGAGCGGACGCCCTGGATGCTCCAGTACGGCGGGCACCACCTCGCGCTCAACCTCACGGTCGCCGGCGACCGCGGCGTACTCACGCCCAGCCTCACCGGCGCCCAGCCCGCGCGCTACACGGTCAACGGGCGGACCGTGCGCCCGATCGGGGAGGAGAGTGACCAGGCGCTCGCACTGCTCAACACCCTCGACGCGTCCCAGCGCGCCCAAGCCGTCTTGAACTACCGCGTGCCCGACCTCGTGCTCGGGCCCGGGCAGGACGGCAAGACCATCCAGCCCGAGGGCCTGCCGGCGTCGGCGATGACCGCGCGGCAGCGCGCGCTGCTGCTCGACCTCATCGGGGTGTGGGCGGGGATCGTGCACGAGCGCGAGGCCGCCACGCGCATGGCCGAACTCCGGGCCGACCTCGACGGCACGTACTTCGCCTGGAGCGGCCCCACGACCGGCGAGGCGGGGCAGAACATCAGCGCCTACTACCGCATCCAGGGCCCGCACCTCGTGATCGAGTACGCGCCGCAGCGCGACGAGCCGACGAACCACGTCCACACCATCTACCGCGACCCGACCAACGACTACGGCCGCGTGCTCACGGCCAAATGAAGACGGCCGTGCCCGCCGCGGCCGCGGTGCTCCTGTGTGCCGCCGGCTGGGCGGCGGACGCGCCCCACGCCGTTAGGCAGCCCGCCGTTACGCCGCCCGCGACCGACGCCCGGACGCGGGCGATGGCGGCCGCCACCACGGCCTTCCTCCACTCGCTCGGCGACGACCAGCGGGCGCGCGTGCAGTTCCCCTTCGAACGGCCGGCCAAGGCCGTCGCCGTCCGCATCCCGCACGGGCCCGGCGGGCGCTTCGCGTTCGAGGGCGAGCAGTACGGCCGCGCCGTCTGGTCCAACTACCCCGTCAGCGACGTCCCGCGCCCCGGCCTCCGGCTCGGCACCTTGACCGCCCCGCAGCGCGCCGCGGCCCTGCACGTGCTCCAGGCCGTGCTCAGCCCGATGGGCTACCAGAAGGTGCGCGACATCATGGACGCGGACCAGAAGCTGTCGGAGAGCGGCACGCCCTACGACGACGGCGTCGACGTGTACACGATGGCCGTCTTCGGCGCGCCGAGCGACACGGCGCCATGGATGCTGCAGTTCGGGGGGCACCACCTCGGGATCAACGTGGTCGTCGCCGGGCCGAACGTGTCGTTCACCCCGACGCTGACCGGCACGCAGCCGGCGGCCTTCACGCGCGACGGCCGGACGGTCCGTCCGTTAGGCCGCGAGACCGACCTCGCGTTCCGGCTCGTGGGCACGCTGAGCGCGGCGCAGCGGCGGAAGGCGGTCTTGAACTACGCGGTCGAGGACCTGGTGCTCGGGCCCGGGCACGACGGCGAGGCGCTGCCCCCCGAGGGGCTCTCGGCCGCCGAGCTGACGGCGGCGCAGCGGGCCCTGCTCATGGAGCTGGTCGGCGAGTGGGTCGGGATGCTCAACGCCGACGACGCCGCGCCGAAGCTGGCCCGGATCCGGGCGGACCTGGAGCGCACGTACTTCGCGTGGTACGGCGCCACGACCGCGCCGGGCCCGATCTACTTCCGCGTCACCGGCCCGACGCTGCACGTCGAGTTCGCCAACCAGCAGTGGGGGCGGGGGCCGGGTGGCGGCGGGCCACCAAGCGGGGGGCCGCCGACGGGCGGGGCGCCTCCGGGCGGCGGGCCGCCGCAGGCGACGGGCGTCCAGGCGGGCGGCGCGAACCACGTCCACACCGTCTACCGCGACCCGACCAACGCGTACGGCCGGGGGCTCGCCGCGAAATGAGGGCGACGTCGGCGCACGTGGGGCGG is drawn from Gemmatimonadetes bacterium T265 and contains these coding sequences:
- a CDS encoding DNA-binding response regulator codes for the protein MAPLRVLIVDDEPLARARLEDLLAEEAGVAIVGTADDGDEAVDAIARLRPDLVFLDVQMPGRTGVEVIEAVGVDAMPATIFVTAYDAYALAAFEVAAVDYLVKPYDDARFRQAFRRARDRLALEGVRRLRGQLLRMLQAADVADDGQAATSGAPTSDASTSGAPGPSATGPGATRPGTAGPPYQERIAVEIRGRLRPIAVADIDVITASGIYAELHVGDRRYLIRETMQTLEERLDPARFMRVHRSVIVRLALVESLARTEGGEYEVQLRGGGRLKVARSRRAALERWLGVSS